Proteins encoded within one genomic window of Bradyrhizobium sp. 186:
- a CDS encoding AAA family ATPase: MATSHVLTPDNKAVLAEIIGPSLQSESDILGPAELNRLLRDNRDIEKAHIKLWLSSAVVLDQIVNAALSGFTNATEDEIERKVKVYAQNPSFKEASDLLEKRNVIIVSGPPGVGKTTLAEMLAYKYLAENWQLVAVRDLDDGFAKIDDRKKTVFFFDDFLGQVRLDLQTLGQQDAHLLKFLDRVRRSPNARFILTTRAHIYEEARTQSERMDDKKVDITKYVLNVGKYPS; encoded by the coding sequence TTGGCGACGTCTCACGTCCTGACACCGGATAACAAGGCTGTTCTCGCCGAAATTATCGGGCCCTCCCTCCAATCTGAGAGCGATATCCTTGGCCCCGCCGAACTGAACCGGCTGCTTAGGGACAACCGCGATATTGAGAAGGCTCATATCAAGCTTTGGCTTTCAAGCGCTGTTGTCCTAGACCAGATCGTCAATGCCGCGCTGAGCGGGTTCACTAACGCGACCGAGGACGAGATCGAGAGGAAGGTTAAGGTTTACGCTCAGAACCCGAGTTTTAAGGAAGCCTCCGATCTCCTCGAAAAGCGAAACGTCATCATTGTGTCTGGGCCACCCGGCGTTGGAAAAACGACGCTTGCTGAAATGCTGGCTTACAAATATCTGGCGGAGAACTGGCAGCTCGTAGCTGTTCGTGACCTGGATGACGGATTCGCAAAAATAGACGATAGAAAAAAGACAGTATTCTTCTTCGACGACTTTCTGGGCCAAGTACGGCTGGACCTGCAGACGTTAGGTCAGCAAGACGCTCATCTGCTAAAATTTCTGGATCGCGTCAGGCGTTCACCGAACGCGCGCTTCATTCTAACAACCCGTGCTCATATTTATGAAGAGGCAAGAACACAATCTGAGCGCATGGATGACAAGAAGGTCGATATCACAAAATACGTCCTAAACGTCGGCAAGTACCCGTCATGA
- a CDS encoding Ulp1 family isopeptidase, giving the protein MRWYAEQQELQRAGQEADVDPADQAGFEQQLGELQLSSPEESSGVSSPDTPAARSHENIQRTDVGGSMRMRPRSNLRDNSFSSTRHSVDVPSAHLGAGATASQSSLRDRLFSSTRYTAPSEPQPAARTKDSKSRGLFSRVKSGFGKVFGGSGGEKSSGGSTSEVASSELRMDFAKRGRPAGQDMHPEDEARIEQFAEAVRGYEILPDGSTGRGDGRVCDGTLRTNLGLLRGFARWLRAENRGSMASRLLNDPESLAADIADYRAGGGDNHNRLKSALSHFRRFAPNEQELQAVGPGPRLMGRQIHYPYPEDAHLIDGLANEELNKLGSDSTSQRKGVSERASKQRRFSDWLQREGRGNIVSRLTGSDQQQRSLMEDYRAFTKAEGKVVVSFDRLRQYLGTEPQLKHHHPYPDDARMIDGLANEELSKLGPDSTSQRKAVRNMAINQRRFSDWLQTRGRESIASRLNGSDQQKWSLKIDYQDFRDCTEALRGFSVGFKRLGQYLQVVEANAASGLSPQQASGRESAGPEGRLDQPTGFGSTWPLQQVDPSIQGRSELSLGPEDWLGDEHIQRDYELLEQELQGNNPDLAARTRFVDPLIANYHLRLGPESVALSAFQRIVHNQNGNDTADFLFVPVNDASATDRHRRGTHWSLLFVDRSDRERPVAYHYDSFRGYNDKLAKMLAQRLGTRLEPVRMTRQGNGWDCGVFVVDGTRALVRRLAQRRPPAVLHLDNLVADRQQLQRRLRTAPSSARAAAAADRPGPSTQLVDSPGFWRGVDQAGQPPADSWNTANFWQDLSLPAHSPVQSVNPPSPPSWEQSFGTSIADRPGPSTQLVDSPEFWRGVDQAGQPPADSWNTANFWQDLSLPAHSPVQSVNPPPSWEQSFGTSIFAPQYMPPAQDLGGFVPPSWQHGNQPAPENLRRGMHWHNVLPNADRPQTHIRIHDVPYTATLGRSGKQNDIHVFLE; this is encoded by the coding sequence ATGCGCTGGTACGCCGAGCAGCAGGAGTTGCAGCGTGCGGGGCAAGAGGCCGACGTCGACCCTGCGGATCAAGCTGGCTTCGAGCAGCAATTGGGCGAGCTGCAACTCAGCTCTCCTGAGGAGAGTTCCGGGGTTAGTTCCCCCGACACTCCAGCCGCACGGTCGCATGAAAACATCCAGCGTACGGACGTTGGTGGTTCGATGCGAATGCGGCCAAGGTCCAACCTGCGGGACAATTCGTTCAGCAGCACGCGTCACAGTGTCGATGTTCCTAGCGCTCACCTTGGCGCGGGTGCGACGGCCTCGCAGTCTAGCTTGCGTGACCGGTTGTTCAGTAGCACGCGCTACACAGCGCCATCGGAACCGCAGCCTGCGGCGCGGACGAAGGATAGCAAAAGCCGTGGACTGTTTTCTCGTGTTAAGTCAGGGTTCGGCAAAGTCTTCGGAGGAAGTGGTGGCGAAAAGTCGTCCGGCGGCTCGACATCCGAGGTGGCCTCTTCAGAGCTTCGGATGGATTTCGCCAAGCGTGGTCGCCCCGCTGGCCAGGACATGCATCCCGAAGACGAGGCCCGCATCGAGCAGTTCGCGGAAGCAGTCCGAGGATACGAAATTCTCCCCGACGGTAGCACCGGCCGAGGGGACGGAAGGGTTTGCGATGGTACCCTCAGGACCAATTTAGGGCTTCTTAGGGGGTTTGCTCGTTGGCTCCGAGCAGAGAACAGGGGTTCGATGGCTTCTCGGCTTTTAAACGATCCAGAGTCACTAGCCGCTGATATCGCGGATTACAGGGCAGGCGGTGGGGATAATCATAACCGTCTCAAGTCGGCACTGTCTCATTTCAGGAGGTTCGCGCCTAACGAGCAAGAACTCCAAGCCGTCGGGCCCGGGCCGCGCCTGATGGGGCGCCAAATACATTATCCTTATCCCGAGGACGCCCACCTCATTGATGGCCTGGCCAATGAAGAGCTGAACAAGCTCGGATCGGATTCGACTTCCCAGAGGAAAGGTGTCTCGGAACGGGCCAGCAAACAACGTAGGTTTAGTGATTGGCTCCAAAGGGAGGGTAGGGGGAACATAGTCAGCCGACTCACCGGCAGTGATCAGCAGCAACGGTCGTTGATGGAGGATTACAGGGCCTTTACCAAAGCCGAGGGAAAAGTGGTCGTGAGTTTCGATCGGCTTCGGCAGTATCTAGGCACCGAGCCCCAATTGAAGCATCATCATCCTTATCCCGACGACGCCCGCATGATTGATGGCCTGGCCAACGAAGAGCTGAGCAAGCTCGGACCGGACTCGACTTCCCAGAGGAAAGCTGTCCGGAATATGGCCATAAATCAACGTAGGTTTAGTGATTGGCTGCAAACAAGGGGTAGGGAGAGCATAGCGAGCCGTCTCAACGGCAGTGATCAGCAGAAATGGTCGTTAAAAATAGATTACCAAGACTTCCGAGACTGCACCGAAGCCCTCAGAGGATTTTCCGTGGGTTTCAAGCGGCTTGGGCAGTACCTACAGGTCGTTGAGGCGAACGCGGCGTCGGGGTTGTCCCCTCAGCAGGCAAGTGGGCGGGAATCGGCCGGTCCGGAGGGCCGCTTGGATCAACCTACCGGGTTCGGATCAACCTGGCCGCTGCAGCAGGTTGATCCATCGATTCAAGGCCGCAGCGAATTATCGCTTGGCCCCGAGGATTGGCTGGGCGACGAGCATATCCAGAGGGATTACGAGCTCCTGGAGCAGGAGTTGCAGGGGAACAATCCAGATCTCGCCGCCCGGACGCGGTTCGTGGATCCCCTCATAGCCAATTATCATCTGCGCTTGGGCCCCGAGAGCGTCGCGCTAAGCGCATTCCAGCGCATCGTCCATAATCAGAACGGTAACGACACAGCCGACTTCCTGTTCGTGCCAGTGAACGATGCCAGTGCTACGGATCGTCATCGTCGCGGCACCCATTGGTCGCTGCTGTTCGTTGATCGCAGCGACCGGGAACGGCCGGTTGCCTATCATTATGACTCCTTCCGGGGATACAACGACAAGCTTGCAAAAATGCTCGCACAAAGGCTGGGTACGCGTCTGGAGCCTGTCCGCATGACCCGGCAGGGGAACGGTTGGGATTGCGGAGTCTTCGTGGTTGACGGCACGCGGGCGCTTGTTAGGCGACTGGCGCAAAGACGGCCGCCAGCCGTGCTGCACCTCGACAACCTCGTCGCCGATCGGCAGCAACTCCAACGACGTTTGAGGACCGCTCCCAGCAGTGCGCGAGCGGCGGCTGCAGCGGATCGACCGGGACCCTCAACGCAACTTGTCGATTCGCCAGGGTTTTGGCGTGGAGTGGATCAAGCCGGCCAGCCTCCCGCCGATAGCTGGAACACAGCGAACTTCTGGCAGGATTTGTCGTTACCCGCCCATTCGCCAGTGCAAAGCGTCAATCCGCCAAGCCCACCATCATGGGAGCAAAGCTTCGGGACATCGATAGCAGATCGACCGGGACCCTCAACGCAACTTGTCGATTCGCCAGAGTTTTGGCGTGGAGTGGATCAAGCCGGCCAGCCTCCCGCCGATAGCTGGAATACAGCGAACTTCTGGCAGGATTTGTCGTTACCCGCCCATTCGCCAGTGCAAAGCGTCAATCCGCCACCATCATGGGAGCAAAGCTTCGGGACATCGATCTTCGCGCCACAGTACATGCCGCCAGCGCAAGACTTAGGAGGATTCGTCCCTCCGAGTTGGCAACACGGCAATCAACCGGCGCCGGAGAACCTCCGGCGCGGAATGCACTGGCATAACGTGCTGCCGAACGCGGACCGACCACAGACCCACATCAGGATCCATGATGTGCCCTACACGGCCACTCTGGGGCGATCAGGCAAGCAGAACGACATTCACGTTTTCCTGGAATAG
- a CDS encoding AAA family ATPase, whose amino-acid sequence MRLDFIEVCGFRGFRDLVRINFGRGFTVITGRNGVGKSTLCDAVEFAITGSIDKYAVEKAAKESLSDYLWWRGEGVPKAHYVTVSFIDDNGKPFTITRTRESGSDRTPEEIHAALCRGPAPDNALRQLTRTSIIRDEWIAALSLDLTETERFDLVRSALGALEGSEAGSRAKEVVAAAEAAYSKDEAAYEAARSRLADRLTQQSETQAALSRSGDVSGALQVIAAAAPGAPTELTARLAAGRNALANGRARLGRMGEALQLGREVASAQAAYNAPEAVANREAASAAHEAIFSLRERPDMIPSVFSKELDGMWPEFMQHDATAKLYFGRSVFFDYLDYAFGALVDGEVVGRAFGIPFAFNVEGRTELPDGGWDQVIRWAHEDRLIGRSPTTMCALEITLVPKTRGKGYAVAMLDALKACAKKMGFAEMFVPVRPSQKQLGSRMPMREYVEFQRADGLPIDAWLRTHVSIGGRIVKIAPYSMTIVGTIAEWSQWTGAVFERSGTAEVEGALVPVLVSVEQNYGVYVEPNVWVRHPL is encoded by the coding sequence ATGAGGCTCGATTTCATCGAAGTATGCGGCTTTCGCGGCTTCAGGGATCTCGTCCGGATTAATTTCGGACGGGGCTTCACCGTCATCACCGGTCGCAACGGCGTAGGCAAGAGCACACTGTGCGATGCGGTCGAGTTCGCGATCACAGGCTCCATCGACAAGTACGCCGTCGAGAAGGCGGCGAAGGAGAGCCTTAGCGATTACCTTTGGTGGCGCGGCGAAGGTGTTCCCAAAGCTCACTACGTCACCGTCTCGTTCATCGACGACAACGGAAAGCCATTTACCATCACGCGGACGCGAGAATCCGGCTCCGATCGCACACCGGAGGAAATCCACGCCGCGCTTTGCCGTGGTCCTGCGCCAGACAACGCGCTCAGGCAGCTCACCCGAACGTCGATCATCCGCGATGAATGGATCGCCGCGCTCAGCCTGGATCTCACCGAAACGGAGCGGTTCGATCTCGTTCGCTCGGCGCTGGGCGCATTGGAAGGCTCCGAAGCGGGTAGCAGAGCAAAGGAAGTCGTGGCTGCCGCCGAAGCCGCGTACTCTAAAGACGAAGCCGCCTACGAGGCTGCCCGTTCGCGGCTGGCGGACAGACTAACGCAGCAGTCTGAGACACAAGCTGCGCTCAGCCGATCCGGGGACGTTTCCGGCGCGCTCCAAGTGATCGCCGCCGCGGCGCCAGGTGCGCCCACCGAGCTGACGGCGCGACTGGCTGCAGGCCGAAACGCGCTCGCGAACGGACGAGCCCGATTGGGCCGAATGGGCGAAGCGCTTCAACTCGGTCGCGAGGTCGCGTCGGCGCAGGCGGCCTATAACGCTCCGGAGGCTGTGGCGAACCGCGAGGCCGCATCGGCAGCGCACGAAGCGATATTTTCATTGCGGGAACGACCGGACATGATCCCCTCGGTCTTTTCCAAGGAGTTGGATGGTATGTGGCCCGAGTTCATGCAGCATGACGCAACCGCAAAGCTGTATTTTGGGAGATCAGTATTTTTTGATTACCTGGATTATGCTTTTGGAGCACTTGTCGATGGCGAGGTCGTCGGACGCGCGTTCGGTATTCCATTCGCTTTCAACGTTGAGGGCCGCACCGAATTGCCAGACGGCGGTTGGGATCAGGTTATCCGTTGGGCTCATGAAGACAGGCTTATTGGGCGCTCGCCAACCACGATGTGCGCGCTGGAAATCACTCTTGTCCCCAAAACAAGAGGCAAAGGCTACGCGGTGGCGATGCTGGATGCGTTGAAGGCATGCGCGAAGAAGATGGGCTTTGCTGAAATGTTTGTCCCTGTCCGGCCCAGCCAAAAGCAACTCGGCTCCCGGATGCCTATGCGCGAGTATGTCGAATTCCAGCGCGCCGACGGTTTGCCAATCGATGCATGGCTACGAACCCACGTTAGTATCGGAGGCAGAATAGTGAAGATCGCCCCCTATTCCATGACCATCGTGGGGACGATCGCGGAGTGGTCACAGTGGACGGGGGCCGTGTTCGAACGTTCAGGCACAGCAGAGGTCGAGGGCGCATTGGTACCAGTGCTTGTGTCGGTTGAGCAGAACTATGGAGTTTACGTGGAACCGAATGTGTGGGTCCGACACCCGTTATGA